From a single Nothobranchius furzeri strain GRZ-AD chromosome 7, NfurGRZ-RIMD1, whole genome shotgun sequence genomic region:
- the ifngr2 gene encoding interferon gamma receptor 2 isoform X1, whose translation MVCVVSEEVLVPPTRVHLNGSELKWTAGPVQDDVTYSVFYSNESSVWVPVPECDHTSLLTCHLSATRSLSECFRLRVQASRFRLESEPVEACSSHGSLCSPEVRLSAGPGSLTVLLSRNHSLFHEHADHAIHVIYFGAEGEELKEQEDASKPFRNLEVGRRFCVTVQFRLHGKAFGPASCKQCEVIPERILGGPEQKMIIATVVLVVLLVSLGVWLAYVFIYKHKWIKRILQPPYTIPDFFQEPISERTVPILCPSPLEERYDVVLSVTPRELGGD comes from the exons atggtttgtg TTGTTTCTGAGGAGGTTCTGGTTCCACCAACCCGTGTCCACCTCAACGGGTCAGAACTGAAGTGGACCGCGGGTCCAGTCCAGGATGACGTCACGTACTCCGTGTTTTACAG TAACGAGTCCAGCGTGTGGGTGCCGGTACCGGAGTGTGACCACACCAGTCTCCTCACCTGTCATCTGAGTGCGACCCGGTCCCTCTCGGAGTGCTTCAGGCTGCGTGTTCAAGCCTCGCGTTTCAGATTGGAGTCAGAACCGGTGGAAGCCTGCAGCAGTCACG GTTCCTTATGTTCTCCAGAGGTCCGCTTGAGTGCAGGGCCCGGTTCACTGACGGTCCTCCTGAGCAGAAACCACAGCCTGTTCCACGAACATGCAGATCACGCCATACATGTGATCTACTTCGGCGCTGAGGGAGAAGAACTGAAG GAACAGGAAGATGCCTCAAAGCCCTTCAGAAACCTGGAAGTGGGTCGACGATTCTGCGTCACGGTCCAGTTCCGGCTTCACGGGAAAGCCTTTGGACCTGCTAGCTGTAAGCAGTGTGAGGTCATCCCAGAACGAA TTCTGGGAGGTCCGGAGCAGAAGATGATCATAGCGACGGTGGTTCTGGTCGTTCTGCTGGTTTCTCTGGGTGTCTGGCTCGCCTACGTCTTCATTTACAAACACAAGTGGATCAAACGGATCCTGCAGCCTCCGTACACCATACCAGAT TTTTTCCAGGAACCGATATCTGAGCGGACCGTCCCCATCCTCTGCCCCTCCCCCCTCGAGGAGCGCTATGACGTGGTCCTGAGCGTGACTCCTAGGGAACTGGGGGGAGACTGA
- the ifngr2 gene encoding interferon gamma receptor 2 — MFGEINPAAEMDIRTLMSSWTRGGLLNIAVLVLVLILVRVVSEEVLVPPTRVHLNGSELKWTAGPVQDDVTYSVFYSNESSVWVPVPECDHTSLLTCHLSATRSLSECFRLRVQASRFRLESEPVEACSSHGSLCSPEVRLSAGPGSLTVLLSRNHSLFHEHADHAIHVIYFGAEGEELKEQEDASKPFRNLEVGRRFCVTVQFRLHGKAFGPASCKQCEVIPERILGGPEQKMIIATVVLVVLLVSLGVWLAYVFIYKHKWIKRILQPPYTIPDFFQEPISERTVPILCPSPLEERYDVVLSVTPRELGGD; from the exons ATGTTTGGGGAAATAAATCCAGCTGctgagatggacataaggacactCATGTCGTCATGGACGCGCGGCGGTCTGCTGAATAtcgcggttctggttctggttctgatactGGTTCGAG TTGTTTCTGAGGAGGTTCTGGTTCCACCAACCCGTGTCCACCTCAACGGGTCAGAACTGAAGTGGACCGCGGGTCCAGTCCAGGATGACGTCACGTACTCCGTGTTTTACAG TAACGAGTCCAGCGTGTGGGTGCCGGTACCGGAGTGTGACCACACCAGTCTCCTCACCTGTCATCTGAGTGCGACCCGGTCCCTCTCGGAGTGCTTCAGGCTGCGTGTTCAAGCCTCGCGTTTCAGATTGGAGTCAGAACCGGTGGAAGCCTGCAGCAGTCACG GTTCCTTATGTTCTCCAGAGGTCCGCTTGAGTGCAGGGCCCGGTTCACTGACGGTCCTCCTGAGCAGAAACCACAGCCTGTTCCACGAACATGCAGATCACGCCATACATGTGATCTACTTCGGCGCTGAGGGAGAAGAACTGAAG GAACAGGAAGATGCCTCAAAGCCCTTCAGAAACCTGGAAGTGGGTCGACGATTCTGCGTCACGGTCCAGTTCCGGCTTCACGGGAAAGCCTTTGGACCTGCTAGCTGTAAGCAGTGTGAGGTCATCCCAGAACGAA TTCTGGGAGGTCCGGAGCAGAAGATGATCATAGCGACGGTGGTTCTGGTCGTTCTGCTGGTTTCTCTGGGTGTCTGGCTCGCCTACGTCTTCATTTACAAACACAAGTGGATCAAACGGATCCTGCAGCCTCCGTACACCATACCAGAT TTTTTCCAGGAACCGATATCTGAGCGGACCGTCCCCATCCTCTGCCCCTCCCCCCTCGAGGAGCGCTATGACGTGGTCCTGAGCGTGACTCCTAGGGAACTGGGGGGAGACTGA